In Flavobacterium sp. N1736, the following are encoded in one genomic region:
- a CDS encoding Ig-like domain-containing protein → MKTKNLLLTFTILCIAFITGCENDDFKEAVGVCPVVESTTPLSNAINVPLGQIITVTFNEEMDPGSITSTSFIVAGTTPIAGTITYSGKTASFKPAALLAENTTYTARVTTKAKDAMGNFLQVEYVWVFSTGAILRPVVIATDPINNAIEVPLNKTISATFNMDMNAATLNNTTFKVNQGVNAVTGTISYTGQTVSFAPASPLLANKIYTVTITTGAKNSLDTAMTADYTWSFTTDITPTVTATDPMNNAVNVALNQTVTANFNTIMDAATINTATFILTQGATTIPGTVSYSGTTASFKPTNLLVLGKVYTATITNGAKSKAGTALASDFVWNFTTSLLPPAPLVVDLGTAAMFGTFGGNAGVTNQGLNTVINNGSIGTTAASTLITGFHDGLVVYTETPLNVGNVTGDIFTGPPAPGTATSLAIAQKALLDANAAYLSISPAAKPGGSDPNAGELGGLTLAPGVYKSASGTFKISNGNLTLDAQGDPNATWIFQTASGLTVGIAGPTGAKSVIMTNGGLPKNVFWYVGSAATINSAGGGTMVGTIIANSGVTFSTAGNANQTVLNGRAISLVASVTMVNTTINVP, encoded by the coding sequence ATGAAAACTAAAAATTTACTATTAACCTTTACTATATTATGTATTGCATTTATTACAGGATGTGAAAACGATGATTTTAAAGAAGCCGTTGGAGTTTGTCCTGTGGTAGAATCGACAACACCTTTGAGTAATGCAATAAATGTGCCTTTGGGGCAGATTATTACGGTAACATTCAACGAAGAAATGGATCCGGGTTCAATCACCTCAACTTCGTTTATCGTGGCCGGAACTACTCCTATTGCCGGAACTATTACGTACTCGGGAAAAACAGCATCATTCAAACCAGCAGCTTTGCTTGCAGAAAACACCACCTATACGGCCAGGGTTACAACAAAAGCAAAAGACGCAATGGGTAATTTTTTACAAGTTGAATATGTATGGGTATTTTCAACAGGTGCTATTTTAAGACCTGTAGTAATTGCAACTGATCCTATAAATAATGCCATTGAAGTGCCGTTAAATAAAACAATTTCGGCAACATTCAATATGGATATGAATGCAGCAACATTAAACAATACGACGTTTAAGGTAAATCAGGGAGTTAATGCTGTAACAGGAACTATTTCCTATACAGGACAAACAGTATCTTTTGCTCCTGCAAGTCCTTTATTGGCTAATAAAATCTATACTGTAACGATTACTACTGGTGCAAAAAATTCACTGGATACTGCAATGACAGCAGATTATACCTGGAGTTTTACAACAGATATAACACCAACTGTAACAGCAACAGATCCTATGAATAATGCCGTTAATGTGGCTTTAAATCAAACTGTGACTGCCAATTTTAATACTATTATGGATGCTGCTACAATCAATACAGCAACATTTATCCTGACACAAGGCGCTACAACAATTCCGGGTACGGTTTCTTACTCTGGTACGACAGCTTCGTTTAAACCAACAAATTTACTTGTATTAGGAAAAGTTTACACAGCAACAATTACAAACGGTGCAAAAAGTAAAGCCGGAACTGCATTGGCAAGTGATTTTGTATGGAACTTTACAACTTCCCTATTACCTCCTGCACCTTTAGTCGTAGATCTTGGTACTGCTGCTATGTTTGGAACTTTTGGCGGAAATGCCGGAGTAACAAATCAGGGACTAAATACAGTTATAAACAACGGAAGTATAGGTACAACTGCAGCTTCTACCCTGATTACAGGTTTTCATGATGGTCTGGTAGTTTATACCGAGACTCCTCTAAATGTTGGAAATGTTACCGGTGATATCTTTACCGGACCTCCGGCTCCCGGAACTGCAACATCATTAGCAATTGCACAAAAAGCATTATTGGATGCAAATGCGGCCTATTTAAGCATTTCACCTGCTGCAAAACCGGGTGGTTCAGATCCAAACGCTGGAGAATTAGGCGGATTAACATTAGCTCCGGGAGTTTATAAATCAGCAAGCGGTACTTTTAAAATTAGTAATGGCAACCTGACGCTTGATGCACAAGGTGATCCAAATGCTACATGGATTTTTCAAACGGCTTCAGGCCTTACTGTTGGAATTGCCGGACCTACAGGTGCTAAAAGTGTTATAATGACAAACGGCGGATTACCTAAAAACGTTTTCTGGTACGTAGGAAGCGCAGCCACTATTAACAGTGCCGGCGGAGGAACTATGGTTGGAACTATTATTGCCAATTCTGGTGTTACTTTTTCTACTGCCGGAAATGCAAATCAAACAGTTCTCAACGGAAGAGCAATATCTTTAGTTGCATCTGTGACAATGGTAAATACAACCATAAATGTCCCTTAA
- a CDS encoding OmpA family protein, with the protein MKTKISFKSKLYITRLSDKVLLNRFLLMTLLYIGSQTTLQAQEVYYTKPSWFFGVAGATNYNFYRGSTHQLNSSLTPPVTFHNGEGAGLYLAPLVEFHKPDTRLGFMFQAGYDSRKGSFDQKTTACNCPADLSTGLSYITVEPSIRFAPFKSNFYVYGGPRLAFNIDKSFKYKLGTNPALPNQEPSDAVRGDFDAVKETLISMQIGAGFDIPLSSQNHKTQFILSPFVNFQPYFGQHPRSVETWNISTFRVGMALKFGQGSAIETPQAPASKVQFSVNAPRNIPGVRNVREVFPLRNYVFYDLESNKIPSRYKLLRKEDVKDFNEDQIGIAPSVNPSGRSARQMTVYYNVINILGNRMVKNPSANVTLVGSSEKGTDDGVAMSESIKTYLVTVFEINTNRITTKGQLKPTIPSEQPGATKELVLLREGDRRVSIESNSPELLMEFQAGPDAPLKPLELVTVQDAPIDSYITIDATGAGQVYSSWSLETTDPDGKVKVFGPYTQEKVSIPGKSIMGTRSEGDYKVKMIGKTKSGTIEEKTTTTHMVLWTPSKTDEGLRYSILFEFNKSKAIAMYEKYLTDVVTPRIPKNAVVIIHGHTDIIGEESYNLTLSLDRANEVKSIIESALSNSGRKDVKFEVHGFGEDESMAAFENKLPEERFYNRTVIIDIIPLLK; encoded by the coding sequence ATGAAAACTAAAATTAGTTTTAAATCAAAATTATATATAACGCGACTTTCAGATAAAGTTCTTCTAAACAGATTTTTATTAATGACTTTGTTATATATAGGTTCTCAAACAACTCTCCAGGCACAAGAAGTCTATTATACAAAACCTTCCTGGTTCTTTGGTGTTGCAGGTGCAACCAATTATAATTTTTATCGCGGCTCAACCCATCAGCTTAATTCAAGTCTGACTCCGCCGGTTACTTTTCATAACGGTGAGGGCGCAGGACTTTACTTAGCACCGCTTGTTGAATTTCATAAGCCGGATACAAGATTGGGTTTTATGTTTCAGGCAGGCTACGATAGCAGAAAAGGTTCATTCGATCAAAAAACTACGGCTTGTAACTGCCCCGCAGATTTATCTACAGGTTTGAGTTATATTACTGTAGAACCAAGCATTCGTTTTGCGCCTTTTAAATCTAACTTTTATGTATACGGGGGACCACGTTTGGCTTTTAATATCGATAAGTCATTCAAATACAAATTAGGAACTAATCCGGCTCTTCCTAACCAGGAACCATCTGATGCGGTAAGAGGAGATTTTGATGCCGTTAAAGAAACACTTATCTCCATGCAAATTGGAGCAGGTTTTGATATTCCGTTATCATCACAAAATCATAAAACACAATTTATTTTATCTCCTTTTGTAAATTTTCAGCCTTATTTTGGACAACATCCCCGTTCTGTCGAAACCTGGAATATAAGTACTTTTAGAGTTGGTATGGCTCTTAAATTTGGACAAGGAAGTGCAATCGAAACACCTCAGGCTCCAGCGTCTAAAGTACAGTTTTCTGTAAATGCGCCCAGAAATATTCCGGGAGTTCGTAACGTTCGCGAAGTATTTCCTTTAAGAAACTATGTTTTTTATGATCTTGAATCCAATAAAATACCAAGCCGTTACAAATTATTAAGAAAAGAAGATGTAAAAGATTTTAATGAAGACCAAATCGGGATTGCACCCAGTGTAAATCCATCCGGACGTTCTGCAAGACAAATGACCGTTTACTATAACGTCATTAATATTCTTGGAAACCGAATGGTGAAAAATCCGTCAGCAAATGTTACGCTTGTTGGTTCTTCTGAAAAAGGAACCGATGATGGTGTGGCAATGTCCGAATCGATCAAGACTTATTTAGTTACTGTATTTGAAATAAATACCAATAGAATAACGACCAAAGGACAGTTAAAACCAACTATTCCGTCAGAACAGCCCGGAGCTACAAAAGAATTGGTACTGCTTCGTGAAGGAGATCGCAGGGTATCTATCGAAAGTAATTCGCCAGAATTATTGATGGAGTTTCAAGCTGGTCCGGATGCTCCCTTAAAACCTTTAGAACTTGTTACGGTGCAGGACGCGCCAATTGACAGTTATATTACGATTGATGCAACCGGTGCAGGACAAGTCTATTCATCATGGTCTTTAGAAACTACAGATCCGGATGGAAAAGTAAAAGTTTTTGGTCCTTATACTCAGGAAAAAGTAAGTATTCCGGGCAAAAGCATTATGGGAACCCGTTCTGAAGGTGATTATAAAGTAAAAATGATCGGTAAAACCAAAAGCGGCACTATTGAAGAAAAAACAACCACTACACATATGGTATTATGGACACCTTCTAAAACAGATGAAGGTCTTAGATACAGCATTCTTTTTGAATTTAATAAATCAAAAGCAATCGCCATGTATGAGAAATATTTAACAGATGTTGTTACGCCCAGAATACCTAAAAATGCGGTAGTCATTATTCATGGCCACACTGATATTATTGGTGAAGAGTCGTATAACCTGACTTTATCTTTAGACAGAGCCAATGAAGTGAAAAGTATTATAGAAAGTGCATTATCAAATTCAGGCAGAAAAGATGTAAAATTCGAAGTACATGGTTTTGGAGAGGACGAAAGTATGGCGGCTTTTGAAAACAAACTTCCGGAAGAACGTTTTTACAACCGTACGGTTATAATTGATATTATTCCCTTGTTAAAATAA
- a CDS encoding FG-GAP-like repeat-containing protein, translating to MTKLYISFIFFSFSFFINAQIVNKSNGGITLMTKLESDEGNRINLSNKSQNNAVATASAPTGSSAEVGNTEGELSVSSTGSANYEIPLFTPTGINKVAPKVSLAYNSQGGNGSAAFGWNITGVSSITRIPASKFHDGTIDPVDFNALDRFALDGQRLIVKNGTSGVYGANGTVYETEFFSNIKVTSYGVHPAGAAYGPSYFVVEYPDGSTAQYGNTSYQYGSSHESRSLSDWSITNWQNAQNIRINYLYALTNNVLRITEISYGGVGDTGDDDLNTIQFTYKDRQIPIQYYIGNTSFTNSKMLDKIWVNSFSAGVRRYELISNSADQITSITEKNGDSTKAYNPTVFTYNTTSQTITGSTVTASLSVGNLTASNSTAVSGDFNGDGSMDFILYLTTGTDTKKKYWLFSDINTTSAVNIGFRDDIGLFDEIFPVSFINASNKLDPMQGWTIVQGGSFTTYALNSGMKALQNQKNYVFPRFVLDYYYECDGGESFKTKTNQLQLPPPPTGPIAVHYETDIARAFVNGDFNGDGLTDIIAVEKPFTYPYTYGCTTGTSTYAGGKTYFVNLDSRITSGFVTTAGYITITSTSKFMTADFNGDGKSDLYVFDTGKVKVYTLDNNNQFVLLYQTITADASIALDKPILMGDYNGDGKNDFIIPKGSGYSEWYKYSATGSGLVKEIQTYTGFTYPTSSATTTYYVIPTDYNNDGKTDLLLTSSSRGSGSSVGSLNVTCYLNKNGSFSNAAGNYFSGSIINQADIYNNALPVFLSANEPNGKLELSFINNNRIFTFNSTKDFNKEQLLRTITAGNGVTESITYQPLGPDSFEEGGSYYFSGIIENYPNINVLEAPTFQLVTKLERASSTSYKKQLFTYYDAVSNMEGLGFLGFRATLRTNWFSDSSPISIISNVSKNDISLRGINVENYTSIGFLSPSEATSDTYITKDLLGYNSQLLANKVLKLQNTSIKQYNGLLGTSTETAIVYNDNNNPLTATILRKEGASVVETVVEGVSQYDNLTSPYIVDRVQQKYKTTTVSGSSTGYSEIYEFDSNQLLSYTEKYVYGPGSDGAESINEANVYDSFGNLKTKTITSGLDSPRVLKFEYDTSGRFLTKSTDYQNLSTIFDYNFYSGALNSETNPFGLKTTYAYDTWFKKIKVTDYLGKSKNYTYANSGSEIIITTTGDDGSASKDIFNDLGLKIMTGVKNINGVYSMVSYLYDLYERNVQISEPYGDEPQDYNTTVFDNYGRVSKSMYFTGNIVNYTYSGLTTTISENTKTKIITKNALGNIVSLSETPGGSINYTYFANGNLKSSNFDGAVTSIEQDGWGRRTKITDPSAGIFTYEYNNFGEVTKEIAPNGTTTYTLTPDGRISQKLVSGLYTNSKTTYTYDGTSNLLLNSKFENLSEGTSTITNAYTYDTSKRINQMTETTPYGSFTKNFSYDAFGRAEIETSTAVISSKTSTKAFKNTYKNGYSWQILDNANNAVLWQTNTVNPKGQLTGGLYGPITMTNTFDYFGYPSQIKYDKTTVPVTNILTLGAVFDPIKGNTNSKSNNLLSWNESFKYDTLDRLTEFTNPSGAQETQAYDAKGRITQNNLGTYIYSNTSKPYQNTSINVTADALTYYTSKPVLNVTYNTFNSPVQIEEAGIDKVSFLYNDSNSRSTMFYGGLQDDKTLRPYRKHYSSDGTIEAKENKTTGAVEFITYIGGNAYNAGIVLKSDGTTQNYLFLQRDYQGSVIAISDASGAVVEKRLFDAWGNIVKVQNGAGTALTGLTLLERGYTGHEHIQSVGIINMNGRIYDPKIHRFLQPDDNIQEPFNIQNYNRYGYVLNSPLKYTDPSGEIFGTLFTIGKNILKHGVNTDHYDYKEIKNAFRIDMGMFKRNFGQILSRFTWGSTNSIIGNIAAHGYNLTGNVEGVTYLAGATAIETKRSGSKAFTLGSYINGPQGFKADWHDHLFVHEYGHTIQSSYFGPLYIPVIAVTSLTSTLKLGGDDHEARWFEVNASKLGAKYIDKHYGSGKEGYTPNSPDYFDLKTFQEGGYSPYENPRNSFFNGRDPRWQSKHPTSGGKFTWWDVIIPSLGLGI from the coding sequence ATGACAAAACTTTACATATCCTTTATATTTTTCAGTTTTTCTTTTTTTATAAATGCTCAGATTGTCAATAAATCAAACGGTGGAATAACACTGATGACAAAATTGGAATCTGACGAGGGAAATAGAATCAATTTATCAAATAAAAGTCAAAATAATGCCGTAGCAACAGCAAGTGCTCCAACAGGCAGTTCGGCAGAAGTAGGGAATACAGAAGGAGAGTTGTCTGTATCTTCAACCGGGAGTGCAAATTATGAAATTCCTCTTTTTACACCAACAGGAATAAATAAAGTAGCTCCAAAAGTTAGTTTAGCCTATAATAGTCAGGGAGGCAACGGATCTGCTGCATTTGGGTGGAATATAACAGGAGTATCTTCTATAACCAGAATTCCTGCTTCTAAATTTCATGATGGAACTATCGATCCGGTCGATTTTAATGCTTTAGACCGCTTTGCTCTGGATGGTCAGCGATTGATTGTAAAAAATGGTACCAGCGGAGTGTATGGTGCAAACGGTACAGTTTACGAAACAGAATTTTTCTCTAATATTAAGGTCACTTCATATGGTGTACACCCAGCCGGAGCTGCTTATGGTCCGTCTTATTTTGTTGTCGAATATCCAGACGGTTCAACGGCTCAATATGGTAATACCTCTTATCAATATGGCAGTTCACATGAATCACGATCTTTATCAGACTGGTCAATAACAAATTGGCAGAATGCTCAAAATATTAGAATTAATTATCTTTATGCGCTTACTAACAATGTATTACGTATAACGGAGATATCTTATGGTGGTGTAGGCGATACTGGCGATGATGATTTGAATACTATCCAATTTACTTATAAAGACAGGCAGATTCCTATTCAGTATTATATTGGTAATACCAGTTTTACAAACAGTAAAATGCTGGATAAAATTTGGGTAAATTCCTTTTCTGCAGGCGTAAGGAGGTATGAATTAATTTCAAATTCAGCAGACCAGATTACTTCCATTACCGAAAAAAACGGCGATTCGACAAAAGCGTATAATCCAACGGTTTTTACCTATAATACAACCTCACAAACCATTACAGGATCAACTGTTACTGCAAGTTTAAGTGTAGGTAATCTTACGGCTTCAAATTCAACAGCAGTTTCAGGAGATTTTAACGGGGACGGCAGTATGGATTTTATTCTTTACCTCACAACCGGAACTGATACCAAAAAGAAATATTGGTTATTTTCTGATATAAATACAACTTCTGCTGTTAATATTGGTTTCAGGGATGATATTGGACTTTTTGATGAAATTTTCCCTGTAAGTTTTATTAACGCTTCAAATAAGTTAGATCCAATGCAGGGATGGACCATTGTTCAGGGAGGATCTTTTACCACTTATGCATTGAATTCAGGTATGAAAGCTTTACAAAATCAAAAAAATTATGTTTTTCCCAGATTTGTCTTAGATTACTATTATGAGTGTGATGGCGGCGAATCTTTTAAGACAAAAACAAATCAGCTTCAATTACCACCGCCCCCTACAGGTCCTATTGCAGTTCATTACGAAACAGATATTGCAAGAGCTTTTGTCAATGGGGATTTTAATGGTGATGGTTTGACGGATATTATTGCAGTCGAAAAACCTTTTACCTATCCTTATACATACGGCTGTACTACCGGTACTTCTACCTATGCAGGAGGTAAAACGTATTTTGTAAATTTAGACAGCAGGATTACTTCCGGCTTTGTTACAACAGCAGGATATATTACCATCACAAGTACGAGTAAATTTATGACAGCTGATTTTAACGGGGATGGTAAATCAGATCTGTATGTATTTGACACTGGTAAAGTAAAGGTTTATACGCTGGATAATAATAACCAATTTGTACTGCTCTATCAAACCATAACGGCAGATGCCAGCATTGCACTGGACAAGCCAATTTTAATGGGTGATTATAATGGAGACGGTAAAAATGATTTTATCATACCAAAAGGATCAGGCTATTCAGAATGGTATAAATATTCTGCTACAGGTTCAGGTCTTGTAAAGGAAATTCAGACGTATACGGGTTTTACTTACCCAACTAGCAGTGCTACGACAACTTATTACGTAATTCCTACCGATTATAATAATGACGGTAAGACAGATTTACTTTTAACTTCTTCCAGTCGTGGTTCAGGCAGTTCAGTGGGGAGTTTAAATGTTACCTGTTATCTAAATAAAAATGGCAGTTTTTCTAATGCTGCAGGAAACTATTTCAGCGGCAGTATTATCAATCAGGCAGATATATATAATAATGCCTTACCTGTTTTTCTTTCAGCAAATGAGCCTAATGGTAAATTGGAGCTTTCATTTATAAACAATAACAGGATATTTACTTTTAATTCAACTAAAGATTTTAATAAAGAACAACTGTTGAGAACAATTACAGCAGGAAATGGAGTTACAGAATCTATAACGTATCAGCCTTTGGGTCCTGACTCCTTTGAAGAAGGCGGAAGTTATTATTTTAGTGGGATTATTGAAAATTATCCTAATATAAATGTATTAGAAGCTCCTACTTTTCAACTGGTAACTAAACTTGAAAGAGCCAGTAGTACATCGTATAAAAAACAATTGTTTACGTATTATGATGCGGTGTCGAATATGGAAGGTTTAGGCTTTTTAGGCTTTAGGGCGACTTTAAGAACAAATTGGTTTAGTGATTCAAGCCCAATTTCCATAATATCAAATGTGTCAAAGAATGATATTAGCCTTAGGGGAATAAATGTTGAAAATTATACATCAATTGGCTTTTTAAGTCCTTCAGAAGCCACATCAGATACTTATATCACGAAAGATTTATTAGGTTATAACAGCCAGTTACTTGCAAACAAAGTTTTAAAATTACAAAATACAAGTATTAAGCAATACAACGGATTACTTGGTACCAGTACAGAGACGGCAATTGTATATAACGATAACAATAATCCTCTTACTGCAACTATATTAAGAAAAGAAGGGGCAAGTGTAGTAGAGACTGTTGTTGAGGGAGTAAGTCAATATGATAATCTTACCAGTCCTTATATCGTAGACAGGGTTCAGCAAAAGTATAAAACAACAACGGTTTCAGGTAGTTCAACGGGATATTCAGAAATTTATGAGTTTGATTCTAACCAGCTTTTATCTTATACTGAAAAATATGTATATGGTCCAGGATCTGATGGTGCAGAATCTATAAATGAAGCGAACGTATATGACAGCTTTGGAAATTTAAAGACAAAAACGATAACAAGCGGACTTGATTCACCTCGAGTGCTTAAATTTGAATATGATACCTCAGGAAGATTTTTAACAAAGAGCACAGATTATCAAAATCTCTCTACAATTTTCGATTACAATTTTTATAGCGGAGCATTAAATTCTGAAACAAATCCATTTGGTTTAAAAACTACCTACGCTTATGACACGTGGTTTAAAAAGATAAAAGTGACCGATTATTTAGGAAAATCAAAGAACTATACTTATGCCAATAGTGGGTCTGAAATTATTATTACCACTACAGGAGATGACGGTAGTGCAAGTAAGGATATATTTAATGATTTAGGACTGAAAATTATGACTGGTGTAAAAAACATAAATGGAGTTTACTCCATGGTTTCTTATCTGTATGATCTTTATGAAAGAAATGTGCAAATAAGTGAACCATACGGAGATGAACCTCAGGATTATAATACAACAGTATTTGATAATTATGGTCGGGTAAGCAAAAGCATGTATTTTACAGGCAATATTGTTAATTATACTTATTCAGGTTTAACCACTACAATTAGTGAAAACACTAAAACAAAAATAATTACTAAAAATGCCCTTGGAAATATTGTTTCATTATCAGAAACTCCGGGAGGATCTATTAACTACACCTATTTTGCAAACGGTAATTTAAAATCTTCCAATTTTGATGGTGCCGTCACTTCAATAGAACAGGATGGCTGGGGAAGAAGAACAAAAATAACAGATCCCTCTGCCGGAATTTTTACGTACGAATACAATAATTTTGGTGAAGTTACTAAGGAAATAGCACCAAATGGAACAACAACATATACCTTAACTCCAGACGGGAGAATAAGTCAAAAATTGGTTTCAGGATTATACACAAACTCTAAAACAACTTATACGTACGACGGAACCAGCAATTTATTGCTCAATAGTAAATTTGAAAATTTAAGTGAAGGAACAAGTACAATCACAAATGCCTATACGTATGACACTTCAAAAAGAATTAACCAGATGACAGAAACAACGCCATATGGTTCTTTTACTAAAAACTTTTCATATGATGCTTTTGGAAGAGCTGAAATAGAAACGAGTACAGCTGTAATTTCATCTAAAACAAGTACTAAAGCCTTTAAAAACACATATAAAAACGGCTATTCATGGCAAATTTTGGATAATGCAAACAATGCCGTATTATGGCAGACTAATACAGTCAATCCAAAAGGACAATTAACAGGTGGATTATACGGGCCAATTACGATGACCAATACTTTTGATTATTTTGGATATCCTTCTCAAATAAAATACGATAAAACAACTGTGCCCGTAACTAATATTTTGACATTAGGTGCCGTTTTTGATCCAATAAAAGGAAATACAAACAGTAAATCAAACAACCTGCTGAGCTGGAATGAAAGTTTTAAATATGATACATTAGACCGTTTAACAGAATTTACGAATCCATCCGGAGCACAAGAAACACAGGCTTACGACGCTAAAGGCCGTATCACTCAAAACAATCTGGGTACCTATATTTATTCTAACACAAGTAAACCGTACCAGAATACCTCTATTAATGTTACAGCAGATGCATTAACATATTATACCAGTAAACCAGTTCTTAATGTTACGTATAATACATTTAATAGTCCTGTTCAAATCGAAGAAGCAGGTATTGATAAAGTCAGTTTTCTCTATAATGATTCTAATAGCAGAAGCACAATGTTTTATGGAGGATTACAAGATGATAAAACTTTAAGACCATATCGCAAGCATTATTCCAGCGATGGTACAATTGAAGCAAAAGAGAATAAAACGACCGGAGCAGTCGAATTTATAACATACATTGGAGGTAATGCATACAACGCAGGTATCGTTTTAAAAAGCGACGGCACAACACAAAATTATTTGTTTTTGCAGCGAGATTATCAGGGTTCTGTAATAGCAATTTCAGATGCCAGCGGTGCAGTAGTAGAAAAGCGTCTTTTTGATGCCTGGGGAAATATTGTTAAAGTTCAAAACGGAGCCGGTACTGCCTTGACCGGATTAACATTATTAGAAAGAGGATATACAGGACACGAACATATACAAAGTGTTGGAATTATCAATATGAACGGGCGTATTTATGATCCGAAAATACATCGATTCCTGCAGCCGGATGATAATATTCAGGAACCTTTTAATATACAAAATTACAACCGTTATGGCTATGTATTAAATAGTCCTTTGAAGTATACAGATCCTAGTGGAGAAATTTTTGGAACACTATTTACAATAGGAAAAAATATACTTAAACACGGTGTTAATACAGATCATTATGACTATAAAGAAATAAAAAATGCTTTTAGAATTGATATGGGAATGTTTAAAAGAAATTTTGGACAGATTTTATCGAGATTTACCTGGGGATCAACAAACAGTATAATTGGAAATATAGCAGCGCATGGATATAATTTAACAGGAAATGTTGAAGGCGTAACCTATCTTGCCGGAGCAACTGCAATAGAAACCAAAAGAAGCGGGTCGAAAGCATTTACTTTAGGGTCATATATTAATGGGCCTCAAGGTTTTAAAGCAGATTGGCATGATCACCTTTTTGTTCATGAATATGGTCACACAATTCAAAGCAGTTATTTCGGACCTTTATATATCCCTGTAATCGCTGTAACCAGTTTAACCAGTACACTTAAATTGGGTGGCGATGATCACGAAGCCAGATGGTTTGAGGTTAATGCCAGTAAACTGGGAGCAAAGTATATTGATAAACATTATGGTAGTGGTAAAGAAGGATACACTCCAAATTCTCCTGATTATTTTGATCTTAAAACTTTTCAGGAAGGAGGATATTCCCCTTATGAAAACCCAAGGAATTCTTTCTTCAATGGTAGAGATCCTCGTTGGCAATCTAAACATCCAACCTCTGGAGGAAAATTTACCTGGTGGGATGTTATTATTCCATCATTAGGTTTGGGAATTTAA